The following nucleotide sequence is from Roseivirga sp. BDSF3-8.
ACCATTACGGCATACATACAGGCTTTTCTCCTCCACATACCAGTGGTCCAGAGACAGCTTTCTTGCCCGGAAAGTATATACCCCAGCTTCTCCTGTCAGTTCATAATCCCCCCAGATTCCCTCTCCATCTATCCGCACCGGGGTAAGTAGTAGCTCATGCGCAAACTCCTCTATCCCCTTCTTTACCTGCATCACATTTGCCTGCTGCCAGGCATTCCCCTGCAGGTGCGCCACTACCCCCTGCTCCGGAGCTATATTCCTTATATCCATATCAGTAGCTTTTTCTTCCGTCATAGTTAGTGCCTCTTCAAAACCCTCTCTTGTACACCAGGCCAGCCACGCCTCCTTCTCCGGGAGCTTAATTCTATCCCCGTATACAAAACCCGCTTTTTTGTTTAATACATGAATCTTCTCATTTCGCACGTCCGGCTCCACCACTACCCGCTTCGTAGTTTCATCGCTGAAGAGAAACCCCATCACCAGGCGAAAAACCTCCCATGTGAAGCCATGGATACGTTTTTTCGGTGGACCTACCAGTATATGCATCCCCCGGTCTCCCGCTTGTACCTCATAGTACTTTCCCAGCCGGTCAGCCTGCGGGTCATAGCTTTCCATTAAGAAGACCTGCTCACCATTAAGCGTACCCGTCCAGCATCCATAACCCCGGCGGTTTACCAGTTCTGTATAAGCCTCCTGCACCTGCGACAGCGTCTGTCCCTGCATGCCCCAATAGCGTGCATAGGGTTCATTCACCCACCGGTGCAGATTCTTCGCGTCATCCTTCACCACAAAGGGGCGGATGCTCAATTCACCTATTCCCGGCAGGTTTTTCCTATATATTGCCTCCCTAGTCCGTCTTTCTATGTCCGTCATCATGTTGATAGTATCCGTGTGTTGCGCGCCGAACTTACCTGCGCGCGGTAAGTGATAAAGAATAGTGTCGCCGTGAGCCCGAAGCCCCCCGCCGCTATATAAAAGGGAATATCCAGCCCCTGGCTGTCCACCAGTATGCCCACAGTAAAGGAAGCCAGCAATACCCCAAGGTTATGAAAGAAGTGCACCTTACTGTAGTCCGCCGCATACGCAGCCGGGGTACTCAGCGAAAACAGCAGCACATCAAACTGCACCACCGCCAGGTACACCGCCCAGCCATATACCAGGCGACCAGCTATCACCACCCAGCCATAGGGAGTAGCCTGCAGTAACAGCCCCGCCAGGCCCACCAGCATCGCCGGTATGATTCGCCCGTAAGCACTCTCATGCTCACCGCCATAGCGATGGTACCACCACAGGGCTACCAGGGCCACCAGGCCGGGAATAGCATACGTAAGCCCGCTCAGGATCCGGTTATCCAGTCCGGAAACCGCCTCCCAATACAGCGTAAAAAACGGCCGGATCATGAAGGCGCTGAAGTAAAACAGCAGCGTGATTGCCCCCAGTCTCAATATGCCGCTCCATGGCATCCCTTTCGCTTCCTTTTCCTCCTCAGCCTTCACTGTCGCCACATTGCGGTGCCTTCTCAGCAGATACAGGCTTATCCCCATACCCGCCACATCACCCAACGCCATTACCGGAAAGATGTAGCGAGGCGGCCATACCTCCGTCATCAGACCACCAAGCACCGCCCCCGCTATCGCCCCGAAGTAAGCGATTACCGATAGCATCCCTATCGTGCTGCTGTGCTGCTGGCGGTCTATGATCTGCATCAGGTAAGGGTACACCAGCAGGTAGCTTCCCTTACAAAAGATCATCAGCAATGATACCACCCAGAACCATGTCAGGTCTGCCGTTCCGAACAGGTACATACACAGCACCGCCGCCACCAGTTGCGCATACACCAGTATCCGCAACACAGGCACCCGCCGCGACACCCATGCCCAGAAGGGAAAAGCCAGCATCACCATAAGGCAGATCGCCGCCATGTACATCCCCGTGTGGCGCGTGTCCGTTATTTCGAAAGCCTCCCGGAAAAACTGCGGGTAGAACGGGTGCAGCATCGTATCGCTCACCACCGCCAGAAAGCTCATCAGTACCAGTAAGTTTCTCATAATCCGGTTTCAGAGATTGCCATTATGCAAGCTGACCAGCCTGCTTACCATTCATGGATATATCCTGTGGCATGACCTCTTCCTCCTGCCCCACACCAAACTGCTGAAAAGCAATGCGCTTCTCGATGGGGTAGTACTCCCTCCCCATCATTTCTTTGATAAGGACAGAGTTACGGTAACAGGCCATGCCCAGGTCAGGTGTCACGAAACCGTGAGTATGCAGCTCAGCGTTTTGTACAAATATCTCAGAAGCCCCGCGGTCTATTGCATAGTTGCGGCTCACATCATAGCGCCCCTTTTCATCCCAGCGGATGCGGTCTTTGATGCCCCCTATAAACTCCGGCATCCGGTACCGGTAGCCCGTTGCCATCACCACATGTTCCGTCTCCACCTTATAGCAGCGCTCCTGCTCATGCTGCCGGAAGGCAAGGCTTATACCCCCCGTTTCCTCATCCACACCAGCCTCATACAGCGTACTGTTAGTCCGCAGGTTTACATTCACAGGTCCAGCCAGGCTCTTCGTATACAGCGTATCATATATGCTGTTGATCAGGTTCTGATTTATCCCCTTATAAAGCCCCTTCTGCTCCGCCATAAGCGCGTCACGCTTAGCCGCAGGCAAGCCATGAAAGTAGTCCACATAGTCCGGTGACGTCATCTCCAGCGTCAGCTTGGCATATTCCAGCGGAAAGAAGCGCGGTGATCGCGTCACCCAGTTAAGCGTATAGTCATGCGCGTCTATGTCCTGCAGCAGGTCATAAAACACCTCCGCTGCACTCTGCCCCGACCCCACTACCGTGATCGATCTGCCCGCCTGCAGCCTTCGTTTGTACGAGAGGTAAGATGCCGTATGAATCGCCCTTCCCATCAGGTCACCGCAGCAGGCAGGCACATCCGGCGACGTACCCGTACCCAGCACCAGGCGGGGCGCCCGGTACCCAACCGTTTCACCCGTTTCCGTGCATAGCGCCCTCACCAGGTACATCCCGCTCCCCTCGTCATAGCTCACCTCATGCACATGCTTATTAAAGCGGATGCTGCTAAGCCGCTCTATCGCCCATTGGCAATAGCGGTTATACTCATTGCGCAGCAGCAGGAAATTCTCCCGTATGTAAAAATTATACATGCGCCCCTGCTCCTTTATATAGTTCAGAAAGCTGAAGCGGCTCGTAGGGTCCGCCATCGTCACCAGGTCCGCCATAAAAGGGATCTGCAATGTCGTGTCCTCCATCAGCATGCCCGGGTGCCAGTTAAAGCCGCCCTTCTTCTCGAGGAATACCCCGTTCAGTTCCTCAATAGGTTCCGTCAGGCACGCCAGCCCCAGATTAAAGGGTCCCAGCCCTATCGCGATAAAATCATGTGTAGTCGATGTCATCTCTCTTTCTGTCAAATGTCTTTTTCCTCTTTCCCTTATGCACAGGCCATTGCCTGCTCCTGCTCACGTACCAGCGCCTCACCGTGCGCACGAATCATCCCTATGATCTCCTCCATCACCGATACAGGTGTCTGAGGATTTAGCAGCGTAAACTTCAGGTACGTCTCCCCGTACACCTTTGTGCCAGCTATCAATGACCGGCCGCTTGCAAACATCCGCTTACGAATCCCTGCATTCAGTTCATTTAGATTTACCTCTTGCTTGTCCCCTTCCCCTACAGGGCAGTAGCGAAATACGATGGCACTTATCTCCGGCCGGTGCAGTACCTCAAAGTCCCGAGCCTCCCGCAGCAGGCCAGCCGTCTCCTGCGCCAGTTCCACTATCCTGTCTATATAGCGCCCCAGTTCACTACGTCCCATCGTCCGCAGCGTCATCCATAACTTCAGCGCATCAAAGCGCCGCGTAGTCTGCAGGCTCTTGCTCACCATATTTGGCACCCCTGCCCGCTCCTGCTCCTTAGGATTCAGGTAGTCTGCATGGTAGCTTATGTGCCGCACATGCTGCCTGTCCCGCATAAAGAAGCCACTCGCACATACCGGCAAAAAGAATGTCTTGTGATAGTCTATCGTAGCAGAGTCCGCCTCCTCTATACCAGTCAGTTTCTCCTTATGCAGGTCGCTTAGCATCAGGCCCCCGCCATACGCCGCATCCACATGAAACCACAGACCATACTCACGCGCCATCTGAGCTATGCTCCTCAGCGGATCTATCGAACCAAAGTCCGTCGTACCCGCTGTGCCCACCACCGCTATCGGTATATTCCCTATCGCCCGTTGCATCTCTATCGCTTCACGCAGCGCCGTCATGTCCATCCGGTAGCAGTCGTCCGCTGCCACCTGCACCACCGCATGTTGTCCCAGCCCCAGCAGGCTCGCCGCCTTCTGTATGCTGAAATGGCTCATCTCTGAGCAGAATATCCGGAATCGAGAACTATCCACTGGCAGGCCACCGATCTTTGCGCTGTCACCATAGCGGCTGCTGATATAGTGGTCACGTGCCAGTAGCATCCCCATAAGGTTACTCTGAGTACCACCGCTCGTAAATATCCCCTCCCCATCTTCCGGAAAACCTATTCCGTCCAGTGTCCAGCGCACCAGCTTCTGCTCCATCAGCGTAGCCCCTATACTTTGGTCCCAGGTGTCCATGCTCGTATTTATCGCACTGCTGATCACCTCCGCCACCAGAGCAGGCATCACCACCGGGCAGTTCAGGTGCGCCACATAGCCCTCATCATGAAAGTATATGCAGTCATCCATATACAGGCGCTGCACCTCCTCCAGGCACTCATCCATAGAGACCCCCTGCTCAAAATCTGCCGGACCGTGCCGGTCAAACTTCTCACCTACCTCCGCCAGCGACGCCCCCGTAAAAGGCCTCTCCGTTTTGTTCATTTGGCTGATTACCGCGTCCACCGCCTGTAGTATTCCCTGGCGGTAGCCCATCATATTAGACGGTGCAAACAAATGCCTGTATGGCACACCCTCCGGCGCCTTATGTATGGTTGGTTTTATGGCTGCAACTATCATAGTATCACTGTCAAAGCCCTGTCAATCAAGATCATGGGCCTATGGAATTTATTTAGAATGATTTTAAATAGTAATCGACAGCCGCAAAAGTATAGCCACAGACCAGCCCCTCCAATCGCCCATCTGAGGTATAAATGAGGTAATTACAAGTGGTCAGTTTGGGGTAGACTTATGCTGTGTTTAGGGTAGGTAAGCACTGAACAAATGGAGATAGACCCCAATAATTCCAGACCTACCCTGAAGTACGTCTATATAAAAAAGGAAGCCCTCTGAGCTTCCTGCATTTTCGAACAAAGGCCTGCAAAACCTAGTCTCCCTTCCGGCCCACCCATGTAGGGGTAGGTCAAAAATGTTGACGCGAAGAGGGCTGTTATCAACCTAAGAGTAAATCCATACTACCACGGGCTTGTATCCAGTGGTTACAATTTACGGGAGGTTGTACCTCCCTGTGCAGGATGTTATTGATTTCACCGAGCTCTGTAATTAGTGACTAGCCTTTTGATAAGGAGTAATATAGAAGCTTAGCTTGACAGCTATAGCCAAAGGGTTTTAGTCCATTTACATGCTTAACATGACGCCGCTGCCCCTGGGGAAAGGTCCGATTTTCAGGGATGGGACCGGCACTCTGCCAGGTCGGCATATCCGGGTAGAAATAGCATAAGAACTAGTAGTATTGATGTAAAGGGACATGATGCAAGACCCTCTAAAGTCTGACCTATTCCCCCTTCCGGCCCACCATACAAGGGTAGTTTACAAATGTTGACGCGAAGGGGCCCGACGCACCAAAATCATTATTATATGATGATTTTTCTGTCGGAGGATGTATCGCTGAGGGAATTCCAGAAAGATGTAGTATTGATTTCGATACCAGCATAATGCCCTGGTTAAAATCTATATTACCAGGTGTTAATCAGGACTATCATTCACTATTGGAATGTATTACATTGCAGAATCATTGATCCTAGTACCTAAAAGCCCCCAATTAACTGATAATACACTTCAACCTATGAATCCATCTGATAAGTTAAAATCCATACAAGACCATTTGTATACCTCTGAGGATGGAGACCAATACACCATCGAATTACTGGGTGGTATGAAGTCTAAAGAGATTCAAAACCTTAAAAATAGCCTTCCGAATCAATACCTACCTCCGGAAATTGAAGAACTGCTTACATTTAGCAAAGGCTTTATATTTAATGAGCTTGACGAAATCCGTTTCGATGCTTTCGGGTATTTCGGTTTTGAAGAGGTATTCCCCTACTCCATTCAGCTTGCAGGGGATGGGTTTGGCAATTTCTGGATACTGGATATTGATTCGGAAGGTAATTGGAAAGAAGTATATTATGTGGGGCATGACCCTGCTGTTATCGTAAAACACTCAGAGAACCTTAGCCAATTCATCGCGCATATTGATGAATTCGGAATAGCTGGAGAGAACTCACACCTTGCAACTATCCATGACCAGGCAGTCTATCAAATATGGAATGAGGAATCTGGTATGATGGAGGACGATACAGGGTCTTACCTTTTCGAAACCCCTAAAGAGTTACCCGAATCCTATTGGATAGCAAACCTGAAAGACAAACCAATAGGTACCGGGTTTGCATGGGGAAAGTTCGGTCACGGTGCTGAGATAGTCCGGCCTGGGGACGACCCCATTTGGGTGATTGAGAAGAAGAAAAGGCAAGGCTTCTTTTATAAGCTTTTTGGGCTGGGTAAAAGGTAGTCTGAGATGCCTAACTAGTACGTTATACTTCGAGTAAATTTTTTAGCAAAAGACGCGTACCACACCCTATTCCCAATTTTCACTATCTTTACATTACCTAAATCAGAAACATGTACGCACTCAGCGATCTTCAGAAGCAGGAACGTAAAGCCTCCTACCTTGCCATACTTCTTTTGGGGGTAATCTCTGCCATTTTCCTTGCGGTGGCCCTGTCTTTTGGAGCCGGTGAGCCACTTCCTATGGTTTACGGAGCAATAGGAATTGTCCTGTTGCTATTCATCATTTACCTACGTGTCCGCATGAAAAGTGAGCTCAACCAGGGCTATGATATACAGGATGGCAAACTCAGGTTTTACCGTAATGGCGTATTGAAAGAAGAAGTCCCTATTGAGCACATAACCACTATCACACACTACCTCAAAAGCGGTATTTACGAATTTAGCTACGATGGAGCTTATATCACAGAGGCTTTCCCCTATACACCTGATATTTTGAAGCAAATAAAGGAAATCAACCCTCACATAGAACAAAAAACTAACTGGGAGTGGTACTCCATCACATTCAGATATTTGTTCAAGTATTAGATAGGGGTAAGGGATTTTCTATATAAAGCCTCATGGCTACGAGCTTGCCACCCCGGCTTTGCGACCCCTTCCCCTCACCAATGCGCCTGGGGATCACAAATGCTGACGCGAAGGGGGTTGGCGCTAAATTAGCAATTCCCCGCCCCATGGGCGGGGGCAGAAGGAAAAAGGTGACACACTTTTTCCTTCAGGGGCGGGATCGGCACACTGCTGGGCCGGCATGCCGATAAGAATAACATTGAAAATTGGGTAACAATGATGTGTAGGGCCATTCTTGGAAGACCCTCCGGCATATCGGTACGGGAAGTTGCCTCTAGTGAGAAAGTGGTGGTACGTTTTCTTAGCCGTCCCGAAAGTTTGACCCTATTCCCATTTCCACCTTCCCATCCCCTTGAAGATTACAAATGTCGCCGTAAAGGGGCTGACCTACAAAAGTCATTTGATATAATAAATTTCCCGTCGGGGATGTAACCAGGCAGCCATAATTAAAAGCCTCCTACTCACCCTTCAGCAGTGCCTTGATAAGCTCCGTATTGCTGCGTACGTTCATCTTTTTCATAATGTTCTTCTTATGCGTACGCACCGTGTGCACACTCAGGTAAAGTTGTGCCGCTATTTCTTTGGCCGATTTCCCTTCCGCTATCAGCGCCGTAATTTCACCCTCACGACGGGTAAGGCATGTGGGAAGGCAGCGATCCGGCGTGCCTGCCTGTATGCTTTGCTCCAGCAGAAGATCCAGTATTTTACTACAAAAAGCCTTCTTTCCCTTCAGCACCATTTCTACCGCCCAGCGTACTTCCTCCTCCCCGCAGTCCTTTGTCAGGTATCCGCTCACTCCATACGACAACACCTGCATGATGGTGGCCCGGTCCGTGTCTGAGGAAAACACCAGCACAGGCAGCTTAGGGTATGACTTACGAATTACCTGTACATCAGCCCGGGAAAAAGCCCCTGGCTGGTTATAGTCCATCATTACCAAGGCAATATCACCAGTAGCCAGACAGTCTTGCAGCGAAGCTGCGTCATCCGGCTCTGCCACTACAGTAATACCCTCCTGTTCCTGCAGTATGGCCTTCAGACCGGTGATAAATACAGGTTGGGCATCGGCTATTACAGCAGATTTCATAGCGGGCAGGGTATAGGTATGATCAGACGTTCTCTTTCATTTTGGGGCGTTTCATAGAAAGCTTTGCCGCAGCCTTCTTTTTTCCTGTCTTTTGCGGCGTTGCGCGTTTTTCGCCTTTCTTTTTGCGCCGGCCGCGCCAGATCATGAAGCCCGTTACCGGCAGTGAGGCAGCAACAAGGCTCGCAAAGAATGCCAGCAGTTTGCCTGCAAATCCAAATATGCCCCCCGTGTGAATGTCGTAATTCATACGGATAATCTTTTCTGCTACAGAGGCTTTCGTAAATGGCTTTGTCCGGAAGTACGCCTTATCATCGATACGTTCCGCCGTATACTGGTCGAAGTAGTGATACTGCAACTCAGAAAAGGTGCCATCAGTACGGCTCGTCAGCACATAAATGGGGGCCGTATCCGTAGTAGGTAGCAGCACCATGCTGCCATACCCCTGCGGCAATGAGCCATGCACCGTACGCCAGGCCTTATCCACCGGATTCGCCACTGCTGTCCTGGCCTCCGGATCACTCACCGGATACACCTCCTCATAGTCCCCGCCACCAGCCAGCCAGTAAACTGACTCCTTCATCCATCCATAGGCAAAAACCAGTCCCGTGATCGTCACAAACAGTGACACCCAAGTCATATAAAAGCCCAGTACATTATGCAGGTCATAGTTCTTTCGGCGCCAGCGGGCATTCCACTTTACAGTAAAGCGCTGCTTACGGCCCGCCTTATTCTTTGGCCACCATAGGATTATGCCCGATACCAGCATGATGAAAAAGATGATGGTACTGATGCCTACAATATGCTCACCGTAAGGCAGTAGCAAAGTCATATGCAGGTACAGGATGATCGTAAAGAAGTCCTGCCGCATATTCTTTACCTTCAGCACCTCCCCTGTATAGGGATTCAGGTAGGTAGTGTAATATTCTCCATCCTTCAAAAAGAGGACATAGGCCGCACGTTCCTGCGTCTCATAGTATACCCGTGAGGCACTTCGCCCCTCCAGAGCCTCCTCCGCCCTTTCCACCAAAATCGATGGCGGTAAGTAGGCAGCATCCTGGGCTTCCACATAACGATAGTCCTGCGTCAGATCCTGTATCTCTTTCTGAAACGCATAGATACATCCTGTGATGGAGACGATAAAAACCACAAGTCCCGAACTGAGGCCCAGTACCAGGTGCAGTTTACCTACGATTTTTTTAAAGGAAAGTGTCATATGAAAAAATATGGCCGGACAGGGCAAAAGCAGAGGGTTCGTGGTTGGCTTTTGATAATGACCACGAGCCCCGTCCGGCTCATGATTAGGTTACTTATTCATTTTCTTCCAGGTGGAATATCCCCTTAGCATAGTTCCCCTCTATCGTAGCACCTTTCTGTGCCGTAGCCGTCTCAGGGTCTACGATATAGATGTTTGCCCCACTGGCATTACTGATGTTCAGGTATACATGACCGTCATGTACCAGGTGCGCCATGCCCCATGAGCCACCATGCAAGGGTATCTCCTGTACTTCGGTTACCGTCATTGCCTCCAGGTCCACCACAGCCGTGCGACACATAGGGTTTTCAGTATTAGGTGCATAGGTTCCCCATAGTACATTGTCTTCTACAACCATGCGTACTACCGCTTTGCCATTACCGGCATACACCATGTCATTGATCTTATAGCCGCCGCTCGCCTGCTCAAAGTTGAAGAAGTAATTCTCGTCAAACTCAGTTTCACCTGCATTAATGCGCAGGATGCCGCTTGGCTTAGAAGGGACAGGCGCATAGCCGCTAGCCAGTGAAGACGAACTAAAGCTGTAAAGGTCCCCGTTCTCATCTTCCACCAGACCCGTGAAACTGCTGTAGA
It contains:
- a CDS encoding SMI1/KNR4 family protein; translation: MNPSDKLKSIQDHLYTSEDGDQYTIELLGGMKSKEIQNLKNSLPNQYLPPEIEELLTFSKGFIFNELDEIRFDAFGYFGFEEVFPYSIQLAGDGFGNFWILDIDSEGNWKEVYYVGHDPAVIVKHSENLSQFIAHIDEFGIAGENSHLATIHDQAVYQIWNEESGMMEDDTGSYLFETPKELPESYWIANLKDKPIGTGFAWGKFGHGAEIVRPGDDPIWVIEKKKRQGFFYKLFGLGKR
- a CDS encoding aspartate aminotransferase family protein — its product is MIVAAIKPTIHKAPEGVPYRHLFAPSNMMGYRQGILQAVDAVISQMNKTERPFTGASLAEVGEKFDRHGPADFEQGVSMDECLEEVQRLYMDDCIYFHDEGYVAHLNCPVVMPALVAEVISSAINTSMDTWDQSIGATLMEQKLVRWTLDGIGFPEDGEGIFTSGGTQSNLMGMLLARDHYISSRYGDSAKIGGLPVDSSRFRIFCSEMSHFSIQKAASLLGLGQHAVVQVAADDCYRMDMTALREAIEMQRAIGNIPIAVVGTAGTTDFGSIDPLRSIAQMAREYGLWFHVDAAYGGGLMLSDLHKEKLTGIEEADSATIDYHKTFFLPVCASGFFMRDRQHVRHISYHADYLNPKEQERAGVPNMVSKSLQTTRRFDALKLWMTLRTMGRSELGRYIDRIVELAQETAGLLREARDFEVLHRPEISAIVFRYCPVGEGDKQEVNLNELNAGIRKRMFASGRSLIAGTKVYGETYLKFTLLNPQTPVSVMEEIIGMIRAHGEALVREQEQAMACA
- a CDS encoding LuxR C-terminal-related transcriptional regulator; amino-acid sequence: MKSAVIADAQPVFITGLKAILQEQEGITVVAEPDDAASLQDCLATGDIALVMMDYNQPGAFSRADVQVIRKSYPKLPVLVFSSDTDRATIMQVLSYGVSGYLTKDCGEEEVRWAVEMVLKGKKAFCSKILDLLLEQSIQAGTPDRCLPTCLTRREGEITALIAEGKSAKEIAAQLYLSVHTVRTHKKNIMKKMNVRSNTELIKALLKGE
- a CDS encoding lysine N(6)-hydroxylase/L-ornithine N(5)-oxygenase family protein; this translates as MTSTTHDFIAIGLGPFNLGLACLTEPIEELNGVFLEKKGGFNWHPGMLMEDTTLQIPFMADLVTMADPTSRFSFLNYIKEQGRMYNFYIRENFLLLRNEYNRYCQWAIERLSSIRFNKHVHEVSYDEGSGMYLVRALCTETGETVGYRAPRLVLGTGTSPDVPACCGDLMGRAIHTASYLSYKRRLQAGRSITVVGSGQSAAEVFYDLLQDIDAHDYTLNWVTRSPRFFPLEYAKLTLEMTSPDYVDYFHGLPAAKRDALMAEQKGLYKGINQNLINSIYDTLYTKSLAGPVNVNLRTNSTLYEAGVDEETGGISLAFRQHEQERCYKVETEHVVMATGYRYRMPEFIGGIKDRIRWDEKGRYDVSRNYAIDRGASEIFVQNAELHTHGFVTPDLGMACYRNSVLIKEMMGREYYPIEKRIAFQQFGVGQEEEVMPQDISMNGKQAGQLA
- a CDS encoding MFS transporter; the protein is MRNLLVLMSFLAVVSDTMLHPFYPQFFREAFEITDTRHTGMYMAAICLMVMLAFPFWAWVSRRVPVLRILVYAQLVAAVLCMYLFGTADLTWFWVVSLLMIFCKGSYLLVYPYLMQIIDRQQHSSTIGMLSVIAYFGAIAGAVLGGLMTEVWPPRYIFPVMALGDVAGMGISLYLLRRHRNVATVKAEEEKEAKGMPWSGILRLGAITLLFYFSAFMIRPFFTLYWEAVSGLDNRILSGLTYAIPGLVALVALWWYHRYGGEHESAYGRIIPAMLVGLAGLLLQATPYGWVVIAGRLVYGWAVYLAVVQFDVLLFSLSTPAAYAADYSKVHFFHNLGVLLASFTVGILVDSQGLDIPFYIAAGGFGLTATLFFITYRAQVSSARNTRILST
- a CDS encoding PepSY-associated TM helix domain-containing protein — protein: MTLSFKKIVGKLHLVLGLSSGLVVFIVSITGCIYAFQKEIQDLTQDYRYVEAQDAAYLPPSILVERAEEALEGRSASRVYYETQERAAYVLFLKDGEYYTTYLNPYTGEVLKVKNMRQDFFTIILYLHMTLLLPYGEHIVGISTIIFFIMLVSGIILWWPKNKAGRKQRFTVKWNARWRRKNYDLHNVLGFYMTWVSLFVTITGLVFAYGWMKESVYWLAGGGDYEEVYPVSDPEARTAVANPVDKAWRTVHGSLPQGYGSMVLLPTTDTAPIYVLTSRTDGTFSELQYHYFDQYTAERIDDKAYFRTKPFTKASVAEKIIRMNYDIHTGGIFGFAGKLLAFFASLVAASLPVTGFMIWRGRRKKKGEKRATPQKTGKKKAAAKLSMKRPKMKENV